The nucleotide sequence GGTGGactaacatgaagagggagatttcCGAGTACATTGCTCTGTGTTATGTGTGCAacagagtaaaggcagaacatcagaagccagcaagattaTTGCAACCCTTACCGACACCCGAGTGGAGCTGGACGCAATGGGAAGGCAAAGGTCCTAAAATGAACGTGTGGCAAATCAGAATTATGCATTTATAATGTGGGGAGAAGTAATCAAACTTTAAAAGGTGGTGCAAACTGTCAACTAGGAGATCATTTGTTACTGTGATTCAATTGTCTCCTGAAAATATTCAGTGATAACTTGTGGCACAATTTCAGCATGATGATTATTTAGCTTACCTTTTGAAACTTTCAGATTCTCTGTAAACGTGACTAAAAACTTGAAGCTGGTATGGACACATACCAGAAATTTATGAAACTATTATATTACTATAGGAGTACGATTTATCTTCTATTCCATGTGGATTACTTCTTTTGCAcacattagtatttttttttgcgggaaatgaCTTGTATTACTCACGTAGCCAAGCTACAATCAGACACAAAGTTCGACAATGCCATCCGGACCCGAACCAAGCCAAACGGGTGTACGTCCACTAATTCTACCATATAATGAGCTAAAGAGTGGCTAACAAAATTATGGTTCTGTCGAACACAAGTAATACAAGTATTCCAAAGTTGCCATGGGTGATTTAATCTCACGGACCACAAAGCCGTAGCGGGATCTTTGCGCTTTCAAAGCATCAACACGATGAACGAGGCATCTGCATGAAGAAAAGATTATATCTCTCACATGGTCTCGGAGGATCATAGCACTGACGGTCGAGCCATTTTCCGAAATAAATGAGCTGTCCGTATTAAGCTTTGCACACCCAATAGCAGGGACCTTCCATGATGAccttctcttcttctcctttggTGTAGGAACAGTCAAGCTGTTGAGCCTCCCCTGTTTCAGCAATTTCACAAGACGAGTAGGATCACTGGCGGACACATGAAAAATCAGGTTCTAGATTAAGTAGGAACCGACCACACGTGAGTGTGCAAAGCGGTTGCATTACCATGATATATTGAAGCATTGGAACATGGATTCGTCTACAGCAAGAAATCACAAATCATTCAGTTACCGCAAGTGCAGCTAAGCTTCGGAACATGGTTATTAAGTACAGCAAGAAAGCGCAAATGATCAGTGACATTTTATAACTGACTAACCCTAGCCGCGCCCAGCCCTCCTCCACCCCCACCTTTCCTCGCCGCCGCCAACCCTAGCCGCGCTCAGCCCTCCTCCACCCCcacctctcctcgccgccgccagaggCGGTCTCCGGGCAAGTCCGGGGCGCCgccaaggaaggtggcggcggggccagCTGCTGCTCTGCTTCCGCGGGGGGCTTTggatctggggcggcggccccTTTGGTGAGGCACCACCGGCTTAGCGGCGGGCGGTGGTGCGGGCGTTTGGTTCCAGCGTTCTTGGCCGCGCGGGCGGCGGAATCTCGGAGGACGAGGGCGACGGCGCCAGGTCTGGCGCCCCTTCCCCCTGTACGGTGTGTTCTCCCCCATTCGGCCTGCCCGTGTTCCATGGGACGCCGGCGCTGGTGGTGCTAGTGGTGGGGAATCCAGTCCGGGCGAAAGCCATGGTCGGCTGCGTcgacggcgacgcctgagggcgccGTGTCCCTCCTTGGAGGCATCTGACAGGTCTGATCCCCccactcccccttcccctagttctcccgggcgaaagccccaactttgttgggcggcgacggcgccatcggcgtcgtatccttcttgaaggcgccgtttAGGGAGCTTGGTGGTCGGTGGGCGCTGTTGGGGtgcgggtggtggcggcggtggtacCCTCCTCGTCCTAGCTCTTGCTTTCCATCGCCATTGTATCTTTCCGCTCTGCAAGGCGGTGGCGCTGTCTGGCACCATGGTGGCGTTGACAGTTGACCTGGCAAGGTCTTTGCGTCGGTGCCTGCTCTGGAGATGGTTATGTGGATGACGGCGGCGGTAGCCTTggtgagtgcgccggactggtgtgTGACCCATTCCCGGTATGTGGTTGGGATGGGACATCCGTCTTTAGATGTTAGGTTGTGGTgcaatgtctgtttggtattaggctcggacattcggcacccctgcattaaggggataggagtagcgacaagtGTCGCCAGGATGGTGGTTCCAGACTTATACTGATGTAATGCTTTGTAAGGTCTCTGagtataattaataaaatggctgcatgcatcgatcAGATGCAGAGGCCGCTTCCTTTtctaaagaaaataataaaaaataactGACTAACATGATGCTTATGTTCAGGCAGGGAAAATGTGCATGCATGAAATTGATTGTACCAAGGGCTTGCATTTCCATGACCTATTGACGAACTGTAACATGTTTGGCTAGGACGGATGAAAATGCTGGCGCGATTGCTGTAGAAGTgcagaaacaaaaaaaaattggagaagtgcagaaacagaaaaaaaaaagaggcaaaaaataaaaaaaataaggtcgccgttgccggggatcgaacccgggtcaccCGCGTGACAGGCGGGAATACTTACCACTATACTACAACGACTTTTGATGCAATTTTAAGTTGTGAAGATTATATCTTCGAACTTGTAATTTAACACACATCAGGAAACGGAATCGCCGACATCGCCGGCGAAAATATTGACATAAATAACCGAAACAAACCCTAAAAAAGAAGATATAGCACCGGCCTCACGCTATAGATCGCCATGGCCAACACCCCTTGTGGTCGGCACCTCCCACCAGGGCCTTCTCCGTCTCCGCCGACGGCCATCTCTGAAGACGACTGCACGACACTCTCTACTCCTCCTGCAAGTATGTCTCCCAACTCTTCAGCCCATCTCGGTCGGTCCTTCTGCTCTAGGCGAAAATTCGTTGATCTCTGTTGTGCTCCCAGTTGTTTTTttgccctaaaccctaaacccaaaaTTCAAGCACGTCAAGAAGTACATTAATTAAAATCTGTCTCACAGAAAACCTAGTTGCTCTAAGAGCTCAGATCGATAGAAAGCTTCAGATTATCCTGGCTGACTGTTTTGGACTTTCAGGTTTTCCCGCACCAATTTTTTTGTAGCTTTCCTTGTTCAAGTAGCTAGCCAGGGTTCTTGAGGGCAAAATTTGAGTTGCGTGAGGAAAGGTGATATACTACTACATGCATATTTACAAGCTATGATGACTTGCAGATAGTGGAACAGAGGCTTCGACGGCTGGTGCATCCTGCCAACAAGGCGATCTCCCAGAGGTGTGTACCATATGTCCTTGCTGGCTCTAGAAACGTCCATCACGGGACCACCAGGAAAACTACAACTGATCAATCTTAGCCTAGGACTTTGGTTTGCCTTTTGCTAACAATTTCTCATTGGTTGCCGTGTAAATTGTGACAATGCTTGTCTCCACAAGAATCACTGGTTCAGTTCATTGTAAATCGGCAACAATAGTTATGCATGCATCTACTCTCTATAGAAATTATAGGATGGCTGAAATTGTTATTgcgttgtattgatctgaccctcgTAGGGGTATATATAGATACAATTTAAGAAGGAGACTTGCAGCAGAGGGCAAGACATACATGGTTTAAACCAATTCTATCTCGAACTCCTAATCTCTAACTTAAACATAATTATACTTCTAACACTCTTGTTCCCAAATTAGAGTGAGTACTTATTAGCTCTCAGCTCTATTGATGAACAGTTATCATCCATTGCAGGCCTTGATGCAAATTACATGCATAAATTAGCAAGCTATATAAATGTGATTTGTTGTATATATTACAGTCAACTACTAGCTGCAGTTAGCTACTAGCAGTTCCAATCTATCTGTTGAACTTGTCAACCTCGATTCTGCAGGATATTATACATTGTATACACTCCCTCTTGACAGTAAAAGACGCTGCTCGTGCTGCCTGCGTGTGTCGTGGATTTCTACGTTCCTGGAGATGCTATTCCAACCTTGTACTCAACCAACATACACTTGGATTGGCTGATAAGACATTGAAAGAACAAGAAGCCTGTATCATAAAAAAAGTAGACCAGATTCTTGAAAACCATCACAACAATGGGATTAAGGTGGAGACACTTAAACTTACACTTATACTTCCCACTTATGGCAGCATCAAAGCCTCCGTCGTCGACAGGTGGCTCCAGATCACCGTCAAGACTGGGATCAAAGAACTTGACTTGTCAATACTTCTACAGAAGGAAGAATACATCTTCCCGTGTGCCCTCTTGTCTGATGAGGCAGCTGCAACTTCAATCCAATCTCTCCACCTCTCCGGCTGCGCTTTTCATCCCACCTCATCAATTGGCATCTTGAGAAGATTGACATGTTTACATTTGTCTGTTATCCGCGTTACAGAAAAAGAATTAGGGCTCTTGCTCTCAAAATCTTCGGTCCTAGAGAAGTTGGACATCTCCTTTTGTTGGGGGTTAACTTGCTTGCGAATAGCTTGGACGTTGCACCAGCTCAAATACCTTAGTTTGATACAATGCATAGGGCTGCAGTCAGTACAGGTCGATGCACCAAATCTCTGCTCCTTTCACTCTGATAGCATTGGGATCCTGACAGAAATTTCGGTGAGAAATTCTTCTACTCAACTTCAGAATATAGATTTGTCAATGATTCTTCTCTCTGATGCTCGTACCAAGCTTCCATCCATCATACGGAATGTTGAGAGTCTTACCCTGCACTCACCCTATGGAGAGGTAGATGTTTTTGGCTTTAATAACATCTTAATGACCAAACTACATGGACATATTTAAGCATACAATGCACAACTAAATTATGTATACAACACATTTTGATTAATCTTGGGGTTTGTCCTTATTCAGAAAGTCAATACTCCAATTCCAATGTTGCCCTCCAAGTTCCCCCACCTCAAGAACCTGGAAATCATACTCCATAGAGCAGCAATGCCCATCCCTCCAAGCCGTGACATCTTCTCTTTGGTTTCTTTTCTTGCTGCTTCTCCTGTCCTGGAATTTTTCATTTTGCAGGTAAGTCACTATCCATAACACTAGAAGTTATCTATGACGAATAGTGTGGTACACTTTTTTATCGTAACAATGACACACTAATGTATATGCAGATAGAGGAGGGTGCTAGCAGACCTGATCACGTTTCTGGAGACGACAACGAGTATTCTAGACGAAAGCTAGAGTACCGGCATGACCGCCTCAGGCAGGTGCTGATCACAGGATTCTATCCATCCAATAGCTTGGTCGAGCTCATGATCCACATCCTCGAGAGCGCGGCTTCCCTCGAATGCCTAACGGTAGACACAATCTACTTCTCCAATAGAAGGTTGGGCACCATTGGCAGATGCCCCGCCTCAACAAAGGATGGTCAGTGTTGGGCAATGAGCAAGAAAAATGTCGTGGGAGCTCATAGAGCCGTGGAGGTTGCGAGTAGGTGCATCGCGTGGAGAGTTCCAAAGCATGTGCAGTTCAAGGTAGTAGAGCCCTGTAGTCGCTGCCATAGCATCGACCAGTAGATACTGGTTACCAATGTGGCTGGTTTCAGATTTTGGGAGAATTACGTCTATATTAACATGTTTCATGTTGTTAGTACTAGTTTGGGTTGGCAGAGAGTGCCTGCATCAGAATAAAGCTTCATGCAGTTAAAAACTTTCCAACTTTCCTCCTGGCTTGTCCGCCGATGAACTCCGATGAACTACGTGTTGTTTTGTCCGGCGATGAAATGGTGACCCGATGAACTGCGTGTTGATCATACTGATACATAATGTTGCATGGATTGCATTGGTTTGGGGTTTCGGATATGAGGGACGTAGATGTCGAAGCTAACATATGAGGCTTGACCAGTCAATGCCCGCGAACGCGCCCGGGGGCGCATCTCCATGACCTATTTGTACGTACTGACAAAACAGGGATACCATGGCTTGTCAGAAAtatttgcaaaaaagaaaaatgatgtaGAAGTGCAGAAAAAGAATAGGAGATACAAAAAATgaagcgccgttgccggggatcgaacccgggtcaccCGCGTGACAGGCGGGAATACTTACCACTATACTACAACGACACTAATACAAATTGAATTGGCTATATCCTTAggtcaactccaccgcgcgaccctaaacTTGTCCGAATTCTATCCGTTTGGGCAGGAGGATGGGGTCGTGTTCGGGCATGTcttgggatgcggtggccgtgcgcccagcgcgcggccgcatcctttaCCACATCCTGTCTGCGTCTATTTGTTAAAAAAAGCaacgtttcaaatgccaagcctATGGTCCCAGTTCATCACGcacgccggcaacaaagccagcggcctacacgtccatcaCCGGCATCAGCCAGCgaccggcaacacagccagcctccaaaatgaatggttgtccttgccggcaacacagccagcggccggcaacacagtcgGCCTTCAAAATGAATGGttttctcgccggcacacagcGAGCGGCCCAACGGACgagcggcacccatgccagcctccaaaaaacgGGCACGCCATGGCCGATCAGGCGACCTAGTTCAGGCTgtcggcgtcgagcatctccttttgcctggcctcgaaccaggccctcgtcttctcgctcatcttcgacaagtccacgctcatgatcgcaagggccacctccttcactttggtggcggcattggtggcctcgatgtcgagctgcctttacctggccttgacgttgtcggcctcgatgtcgagctgcctttgccgggccgcctcctccatgtcgagctgcctctgtCGGGCCGCCTCCTCCATATCGATATTCCTTCTCTTGGCCGcttcctccatctcaagcttcttcgtttgaagctctaggtattgcttcatttgctcgtccttgctttgccgcttcttctcatccctcacatccttttgcgacatcatgccatgcaaagtgtcaTGCAATGCCATGGATGAGTCATCACGTATGTCgtcaaccttggagttggtcttgcccctcggcctcttcaacgcctcgccatctccacctccggcgtaCTTGGCCGTCTTCAGGCCTCTCTTCCTTTAGAGTTCacggtattggtccttgaacttagtccaacaatgcgtaagagtgaacggcttgtcattgtgccgggccttgaatgcctccaaagattgaaatgcctacaccataTGATCAATAaacaagtgaacatgcaaacatgtacaaggccgaagtctcatggccgtagcaaggaaagggcAAGGAATGAGAGCGTACCATGTCCCCAACACTGAGACCATCACGGGCCGTGCTTGaacgctctcaaatgcggcttcatacttgttgcactcttgttggatgaacaatcATCTCTTTTGAATCGAGCCGATGCCACGGTTGCTTTCAAATTGGTAGGGCTCAAAGAACTTCCTTTCATGAAATGtcttgtggactctcgtccaaaaaactaTACCCTTTTGTTGCATGCCGGTCcttggatcttggctaatctccatccaagcttggcaaatcaacttgtcctcatcttgtgtgtatgaacccgtgctcttcctcttcttttatgCTTCCGCTCTTTGTGtcagctcgtcgatgaacaatggctctCCACTAATGTCAACGTCATTgctttcttcttcatcaccaccaccttcgacatagatgtcatcgtcttcatgccacgagtcaccatggtcgtagtcaggacggtcgtcggcctcttcatcggcaGTGAACTggccgcggccatcctgactttgggtctcctcggggtcGTAGACAGGGACGTACCCACCCTCGTAGATCACTTCCTCCATGAACTGGTCGTAGTAGGGGTCATCGACCGGTGCcgttggtgttggcattccgtCGAACAAGACGCGGGGGGACGGCATGGTGCCGGTAAATGGCGgccgtgcttgctttctttgcatctcgacggacggccggCCGCCGCTACTGGAACCAggggtgacgttgaggtcgatgacggccgaaGGGCGTGGTGTGGACGGCGCGAACATGCCAACATCCGGCGACCCCCCgaaacgggtctggccgtcgtgccttggcggaggaaaTCCGGGCGACAAGGGCGTGGTccgcgacgtcggcgactggcagtgcggaggccgggcgaccgacgacCCTGTGCTCGCCGGACCAACGGCCCCCTCCAGAGAAACCGGGCGGATGACAAATGCCAGCCATGAGAAGGGCGTGCGCTTTGCTGACGATGGCCTCCTTCTCCTCGACCTCGGCCTTGTGCCGCGCGGCCTCTATCGCAGCACGCTCGGCGGCTCTCTTGGCCGCGGCGATGTTGGTCttggcgaccgccctccggcccctcctcttcgccgatttcgcgtccaacttggcgatctcctccggcgtgcactccgaccgcagcttccttggcgccttgcccttcttcttcttggccattcTGGGAGGGTCAACGGCCAGCCCGCCGGAGTTCGGCTGGGCGTCGACAATGGACGGGGGAGGGAGTGGGACGGGCGGGACGTGGGGGCAATGGCGCCAAAGGGGCCGCGAGGGGGGGAGGGGCGTACAAGCGTGCGCGTCCtgcccgtccgcgcgctgtccaTTTCGGCCCAAcagcggcgcaaacttgggccgcagATGGGTCGAAAGGGGACACAAAACAGTcaaaagtccgtttgctcccgcgcgctgaGCCGCCCGGTTTGTccattttaccccaaacggacggggcggACAGAATAGGGTCGCACGATGGAGTTGGCCTTATGTTACGAGATTTGAATGTGAGAGCTCAAAGTGCATAAACTCATGTCCGTGTTGGAGCTCGATCAGGAAACGGAACCGCCCCGTCTCCGGCGAAAACATCGGCATATATATAGCCGAAACTTCCCAGGCTCTCACGCTATAGATCGCGATGTCCAACTCCCCTTCTCGTCGGCACCTCCCACCTGCAGGGCCTTCTTGGTCTGCGCCGTCGTCGGCAATCCGTGAAGACGATTGCACCACACTCCCTACTCCTGCAAGTATGTCTCCGCACTCTCCAACCCATCTCGGTTCTTCTGCTCTAGGCCAAAATGTGTTGTTTCTTGGAAGGTTCAACCGAACAGCTCTTGAAATTCAAAATTCATCCCTGCTATCCTGGCTGGCTATTTCCGTGTTCAAGTAGCTCGGGTTCAT is from Triticum aestivum cultivar Chinese Spring chromosome 1B, IWGSC CS RefSeq v2.1, whole genome shotgun sequence and encodes:
- the LOC123098129 gene encoding F-box/FBD/LRR-repeat protein At1g13570-like, with translation MANTPCGRHLPPGPSPSPPTAISEDDCTTLSTPPANSGTEASTAGASCQQGDLPEDIIHCIHSLLTVKDAARAACVCRGFLRSWRCYSNLVLNQHTLGLADKTLKEQEACIIKKVDQILENHHNNGIKVETLKLTLILPTYGSIKASVVDRWLQITVKTGIKELDLSILLQKEEYIFPCALLSDEAAATSIQSLHLSGCAFHPTSSIGILRRLTCLHLSVIRVTEKELGLLLSKSSVLEKLDISFCWGLTCLRIAWTLHQLKYLSLIQCIGLQSVQVDAPNLCSFHSDSIGILTEISVRNSSTQLQNIDLSMILLSDARTKLPSIIRNVESLTLHSPYGEKVNTPIPMLPSKFPHLKNLEIILHRAAMPIPPSRDIFSLVSFLAASPVLEFFILQIEEGASRPDHVSGDDNEYSRRKLEYRHDRLRQVLITGFYPSNSLVELMIHILESAASLECLTVDTIYFSNRRLGTIGRCPASTKDGQCWAMSKKNVVGAHRAVEVASRCIAWRVPKHVQFKVVEPCSRCHSIDQ